One Helicoverpa zea isolate HzStark_Cry1AcR chromosome 11, ilHelZeax1.1, whole genome shotgun sequence genomic window carries:
- the LOC124634644 gene encoding lachesin-like isoform X3 — MTPFIHLYCVIWIELLTGCCTTTESMYPRFAEPIPNVTVTVGRDALLACVVDNLRGFKVAWVRMDTQTILSIHHNIITQNARISLSYNDHRSWYLHIKNVQEVDRGWYMCQVNTDPMRSRKGYLQVVVPPSIIDNMTSTDMVVREGSDVTLVCRASGYPEPYVMWRREDGQDFNYNGESVSVVDGETLTITKVSRLHMGAYLCIASNGVPPSISKRIMLMVQFPPMLSIPNQLEGAYIGQDVTLECHTEAYPSSINYWTTDRGDMIISELEIIGGKYEAFPMDSGYNKFMMLKIKNITKEDFGFYKCIAKNSLGETDGIIKLDEIPAPPSAFTTTQKTILDNQTIRKKGLPQIIQSSDAISSNFQGEMYGEQLSDFDDDLENSACYSKLNSVLAFTLICQVINTARYILLS, encoded by the exons ATGACTccttttatacatttatattgTGTTATATGGATAGAGTTATTGACTGGTTGCTGCACTACCACAG AATCGATGTATCCGAGGTTTGCTGAGCCAATACCGAATGTCACGGTTACGGTTGGTCGGGACGCCTTGCTTGCATGCGTTGTGGATAACCTAAGAGGATtcaag GTAGCCTGGGTGCGTATGGATACGCAAACCATCCTAAGCATCCACCACAACATAATAACTCAGAACGCGCGCATCAGCCTGTCGTACAACGACCACCGCTCGTGGTACTTACACATCAAGAACGTGCAGGAGGTGGATCGCGGCTGGTACATGTGCCAGGTCAACACCGACCCCATGCGCTCTAGGAAGGGATACCTACAGGTTGTGG TTCCACCATCAATCATTGATAACATGACATCGACGGACATGGTGGTTCGGGAGGGGTCTGACGTCACGCTGGTCTGTCGAGCCTCCGGGTACCCTGAACCCTACGTCATGTGGAGGCGGGAAGACGGtcaagattttaattataacgGAGAATCAG TTAGCGTAGTGGATGGGGAGACGTTGACAATAACAAAGGTGTCTCGATTACACATGGGAGCCTACCTCTGTATAGCATCTAATGGGGTGCCACCATCGATTAGCAAACGGATCATGCTCATGGTTCAAT TTCCTCCAATGTTGTCAATACCTAATCAGCTGGAGGGCGCCTACATTGGTCAGGACGTGACGCTGGAGTGCCACACAGAGGCGTATCCCTCCTCCATCAACTACTGGACCACGGACCGTGGGGACATGATTATTTCCG AACTGGAAATTATAGGAGGCAAGTACGAAGCATTCCCGATGGACAGTGGCTACAACAAGTTCATGATGCTGAAGATCAAGAACATCACCAAGGAAGACTTCGGCTTCTACAAATGTATCGCGAAGAACTCCCTCGGAGAGACGGACGGAATCATCAAACTTGATG AAATACCTGCACCTCCATCTGCATTCACGACAACTCAAAAAACAATTCTAGACAATCAAACTATAAGGAAGAAAG GCTTACCGCAAATTATCCAGAGTAGCGACGCAATCAGTTCCAACTTCCAAGGAGAAATGTACGGCGAACAGCTCAGCGACTTtg ATGATGACCTAGAAAATTCAGCATGTTACAGCAAATTAAATTCTGTATTAGCGTTCACTTTAATTTGTCAAGTAATAAACACAGCGAGATATATTTTACTTTCTTGA
- the LOC124634644 gene encoding lachesin-like isoform X2 — protein MTPFIHLYCVIWIELLTGCCTTTGRELPTGQNVVSVAPIEVPDESMYPRFAEPIPNVTVTVGRDALLACVVDNLRGFKVAWVRMDTQTILSIHHNIITQNARISLSYNDHRSWYLHIKNVQEVDRGWYMCQVNTDPMRSRKGYLQVVVPPSIIDNMTSTDMVVREGSDVTLVCRASGYPEPYVMWRREDGQDFNYNGESVSVVDGETLTITKVSRLHMGAYLCIASNGVPPSISKRIMLMVQFPPMLSIPNQLEGAYIGQDVTLECHTEAYPSSINYWTTDRGDMIISGGKYEAFPMDSGYNKFMMLKIKNITKEDFGFYKCIAKNSLGETDGIIKLDEIPAPPSAFTTTQKTILDNQTIRKKGLPQIIQSSDAISSNFQGEMYGEQLSDFDDDLENSACYSKLNSVLAFTLICQVINTARYILLS, from the exons ATGACTccttttatacatttatattgTGTTATATGGATAGAGTTATTGACTGGTTGCTGCACTACCACAG GTCGGGAATTACCTACCGGGCAAAATGTAGTGTCTGTAGCACCTATAGAAGTTCCGGATG AATCGATGTATCCGAGGTTTGCTGAGCCAATACCGAATGTCACGGTTACGGTTGGTCGGGACGCCTTGCTTGCATGCGTTGTGGATAACCTAAGAGGATtcaag GTAGCCTGGGTGCGTATGGATACGCAAACCATCCTAAGCATCCACCACAACATAATAACTCAGAACGCGCGCATCAGCCTGTCGTACAACGACCACCGCTCGTGGTACTTACACATCAAGAACGTGCAGGAGGTGGATCGCGGCTGGTACATGTGCCAGGTCAACACCGACCCCATGCGCTCTAGGAAGGGATACCTACAGGTTGTGG TTCCACCATCAATCATTGATAACATGACATCGACGGACATGGTGGTTCGGGAGGGGTCTGACGTCACGCTGGTCTGTCGAGCCTCCGGGTACCCTGAACCCTACGTCATGTGGAGGCGGGAAGACGGtcaagattttaattataacgGAGAATCAG TTAGCGTAGTGGATGGGGAGACGTTGACAATAACAAAGGTGTCTCGATTACACATGGGAGCCTACCTCTGTATAGCATCTAATGGGGTGCCACCATCGATTAGCAAACGGATCATGCTCATGGTTCAAT TTCCTCCAATGTTGTCAATACCTAATCAGCTGGAGGGCGCCTACATTGGTCAGGACGTGACGCTGGAGTGCCACACAGAGGCGTATCCCTCCTCCATCAACTACTGGACCACGGACCGTGGGGACATGATTATTTCCG GAGGCAAGTACGAAGCATTCCCGATGGACAGTGGCTACAACAAGTTCATGATGCTGAAGATCAAGAACATCACCAAGGAAGACTTCGGCTTCTACAAATGTATCGCGAAGAACTCCCTCGGAGAGACGGACGGAATCATCAAACTTGATG AAATACCTGCACCTCCATCTGCATTCACGACAACTCAAAAAACAATTCTAGACAATCAAACTATAAGGAAGAAAG GCTTACCGCAAATTATCCAGAGTAGCGACGCAATCAGTTCCAACTTCCAAGGAGAAATGTACGGCGAACAGCTCAGCGACTTtg ATGATGACCTAGAAAATTCAGCATGTTACAGCAAATTAAATTCTGTATTAGCGTTCACTTTAATTTGTCAAGTAATAAACACAGCGAGATATATTTTACTTTCTTGA
- the LOC124634644 gene encoding lachesin-like isoform X1: protein MTPFIHLYCVIWIELLTGCCTTTGRELPTGQNVVSVAPIEVPDESMYPRFAEPIPNVTVTVGRDALLACVVDNLRGFKVAWVRMDTQTILSIHHNIITQNARISLSYNDHRSWYLHIKNVQEVDRGWYMCQVNTDPMRSRKGYLQVVVPPSIIDNMTSTDMVVREGSDVTLVCRASGYPEPYVMWRREDGQDFNYNGESVSVVDGETLTITKVSRLHMGAYLCIASNGVPPSISKRIMLMVQFPPMLSIPNQLEGAYIGQDVTLECHTEAYPSSINYWTTDRGDMIISELEIIGGKYEAFPMDSGYNKFMMLKIKNITKEDFGFYKCIAKNSLGETDGIIKLDEIPAPPSAFTTTQKTILDNQTIRKKGLPQIIQSSDAISSNFQGEMYGEQLSDFDDDLENSACYSKLNSVLAFTLICQVINTARYILLS from the exons ATGACTccttttatacatttatattgTGTTATATGGATAGAGTTATTGACTGGTTGCTGCACTACCACAG GTCGGGAATTACCTACCGGGCAAAATGTAGTGTCTGTAGCACCTATAGAAGTTCCGGATG AATCGATGTATCCGAGGTTTGCTGAGCCAATACCGAATGTCACGGTTACGGTTGGTCGGGACGCCTTGCTTGCATGCGTTGTGGATAACCTAAGAGGATtcaag GTAGCCTGGGTGCGTATGGATACGCAAACCATCCTAAGCATCCACCACAACATAATAACTCAGAACGCGCGCATCAGCCTGTCGTACAACGACCACCGCTCGTGGTACTTACACATCAAGAACGTGCAGGAGGTGGATCGCGGCTGGTACATGTGCCAGGTCAACACCGACCCCATGCGCTCTAGGAAGGGATACCTACAGGTTGTGG TTCCACCATCAATCATTGATAACATGACATCGACGGACATGGTGGTTCGGGAGGGGTCTGACGTCACGCTGGTCTGTCGAGCCTCCGGGTACCCTGAACCCTACGTCATGTGGAGGCGGGAAGACGGtcaagattttaattataacgGAGAATCAG TTAGCGTAGTGGATGGGGAGACGTTGACAATAACAAAGGTGTCTCGATTACACATGGGAGCCTACCTCTGTATAGCATCTAATGGGGTGCCACCATCGATTAGCAAACGGATCATGCTCATGGTTCAAT TTCCTCCAATGTTGTCAATACCTAATCAGCTGGAGGGCGCCTACATTGGTCAGGACGTGACGCTGGAGTGCCACACAGAGGCGTATCCCTCCTCCATCAACTACTGGACCACGGACCGTGGGGACATGATTATTTCCG AACTGGAAATTATAGGAGGCAAGTACGAAGCATTCCCGATGGACAGTGGCTACAACAAGTTCATGATGCTGAAGATCAAGAACATCACCAAGGAAGACTTCGGCTTCTACAAATGTATCGCGAAGAACTCCCTCGGAGAGACGGACGGAATCATCAAACTTGATG AAATACCTGCACCTCCATCTGCATTCACGACAACTCAAAAAACAATTCTAGACAATCAAACTATAAGGAAGAAAG GCTTACCGCAAATTATCCAGAGTAGCGACGCAATCAGTTCCAACTTCCAAGGAGAAATGTACGGCGAACAGCTCAGCGACTTtg ATGATGACCTAGAAAATTCAGCATGTTACAGCAAATTAAATTCTGTATTAGCGTTCACTTTAATTTGTCAAGTAATAAACACAGCGAGATATATTTTACTTTCTTGA